A window from Megalobrama amblycephala isolate DHTTF-2021 linkage group LG9, ASM1881202v1, whole genome shotgun sequence encodes these proteins:
- the LOC125276279 gene encoding protein ALP1-like — MNRESEGEYANLVQELKLYHGRFRTYFRMSVGQFEELLQTVAPHLTRQTTNFREPIDPEQRLAVCLRFLSTGDSFTTIAASFRLGISTVSNIVKQTCDVLWETLKDTYMQVPNEELWKTTALRFSEKWNFPNCIGALDGKHIAIQAPANSGSQFFNYKGTFSVVLLALVDADYRFLVVDVGASGSNSDGGIFSNSLLGHALNTGTLNVPEPSHLPSAPELGALPFVIVADEAFPLKTFLLRPYPGRRLPDDQRVFNYRLSRARRVVENVFGILSQCWRVYQRRLQVAPETADSIVKATCILHNFLRRANGNHGAEPDSSDGAEGSELVDIRGLRGNRASAEALRVRDTFRRYFNSPAGQVPWQVSHVNRGLPQ; from the exons ATGAATAGAGAGTCTGAGGGGGAGTACGCTAATCTGGTACAGGAGCTAAAACTTTATCATGGCCGGTTCCGTACATACTTTCGAATGTCCGTGGGACAATTTGAGGAGCTCCTCCAGACAGTGGCACCGCATCTGACGAGACAAACCACAAACTTCAGGGAACCAATCGATCCGGAGCAGCGTTTGGCAGTCTGCTTAAG ATTCCTTAGCACTGGGGATTCTTTCACCACCATAGCCGCCAGTTTCCGCCTTGGAATTTCCACGGTGTCCAACATTGTGAAGCAAACCTGTGATGTCCTCTGGGAGACCTTAAAAGACACCTACATGCAAGTCCCCAATGAGGAGCTCTGGAAGACAACTGCCCTGAGATTTTCTGAAAAATGGAACTTCCCCAATTGTATCGGTGCTTTGGATGGGAAGCACATTGCGATTCAGGCACCAGCTAATTCTGGCTCCCAGTTTTTCAATTATAAGGGCACCTTTTCTGTGGTTCTGCTTGCCTTGGTTGATGCTGACTACCGCTTCCTAGTGGTGGATGTAGGGGCATCAGGCAGCAATAGCGATGGTGGAATATTTTCCAATTCTTTATTGGGACATGCCCTAAATACTGGGACTTTAAACGTTCCAGAGCCTTCTCATCTGCCATCTGCACCAGAGCTGGGGGCGTTACCGTTTGTTATTGTTGCAGATGAGGCATTCCCTCTGAAAACTTTTCTCCTCCGTCCCTACCCTGGAAGACGTCTGCCAGATGACCAGCGTGTGTTCAACTACCGGCTCTCCCGGGCTCGACGTGTAGTTGAGAATGTTTTTGGCATTCTCAGCCAGTGCTGGAGAGTCTACCAGCGCCGTCTGCAAGTGGCTCCAGAGACAGCTGACAGCATTGTGAAGGCAACTTGCATCCTGCACAACTTTCTGCGAAGGGCCAATGGGAACCACGGTGCAGAGCCGGACAGTTCTGATGGCGCAGAGGGCAGTGAGCTGGTTGACATCAGAGGTCTTCGAGGGAACAGGGCATCAGCTGAGGCACTGAGGGTGCGGGACACATTCAGACGTTATTTTAACTCACCTGCGGGACAAGTTCCATGGCAGGTTTCTCATGTGAACCGAGGTCTCCCTCAATGA